In the genome of Chryseobacterium arthrosphaerae, one region contains:
- the speB gene encoding agmatinase, which yields MKTYAGIPEENATLENSKVMLVTVPYDGTSTWGKGADKGPELFLDASENMELYDIETQTEPYLQGVYLAGEVSENSTPEAMTEAVYQKTKELLKNEGKIFTLFGGEHSVSIGSIRAVGEKFENLTVLQLDAHTDLRPEFHGSTSNHACAVFEANQKHNLVQVGIRSMDAEEAQYLPEGRVFFAHEIAHNENWVNDVLEKVSGNVYITIDLDAFDPSIAPSTGTPEPGGLQWYPTLELLRKVFEKCNVVAFDIVELMDSPMAKPTAFLAAKLYYKMLAYNDIYNNNN from the coding sequence ATGAAAACATACGCAGGAATTCCCGAGGAAAATGCAACGTTAGAGAATTCGAAAGTAATGTTGGTAACAGTTCCTTATGACGGAACTTCAACATGGGGTAAAGGAGCTGATAAAGGTCCTGAATTATTCCTAGACGCTTCTGAAAACATGGAGCTTTATGATATCGAAACACAGACTGAGCCTTATCTTCAGGGAGTATATTTAGCCGGAGAAGTTTCTGAAAATTCTACTCCTGAAGCAATGACGGAAGCTGTTTATCAGAAAACGAAAGAGCTTTTGAAGAATGAAGGAAAAATATTTACTTTATTTGGAGGGGAGCACTCTGTTTCTATCGGTTCTATCCGTGCTGTAGGGGAGAAATTTGAAAACCTTACCGTTCTTCAGTTAGATGCCCACACAGATTTACGTCCTGAGTTCCACGGGTCCACTTCTAACCATGCCTGTGCGGTGTTTGAAGCCAACCAGAAACACAATCTGGTGCAGGTGGGAATCCGTTCTATGGATGCTGAAGAAGCTCAGTATCTGCCGGAAGGAAGAGTATTCTTTGCTCACGAAATTGCTCACAATGAGAACTGGGTGAATGATGTTCTTGAGAAAGTTTCAGGAAACGTATATATTACGATAGACCTTGATGCTTTTGATCCTTCTATTGCCCCTTCTACAGGAACTCCTGAACCAGGCGGATTACAGTGGTATCCTACATTGGAATTATTAAGAAAAGTATTCGAAAAATGTAACGTAGTGGCATTCGATATTGTAGAATTAATGGATTCTCCAATGGCTAAGCCTACCGCTTTCCTTGCAGCTAAGTTATATTATAAAATGCTTGCGTATAACGATATTTACAACAACAATAACTAA
- a CDS encoding HAD family hydrolase: MSLKAVLFDMDGVIVDTEPLHRKAYFKTFDELEIAVSEDLYTSFTGASTKRVCETLISQFGLNHTHEAIAGIKRSHFKDYFYNDDEFDLIPGVRKLIEHYHENGIKLILASSATMTTINMVFEKFGLEKYFSGKISGADLKESKPHPEVFLLAAEMAGEPGENCMVIEDSTNGILAAHRAKIFCAAYRSPHSKNQDYTLADTVISDYEDLELDKISKYF, encoded by the coding sequence ATGTCTTTAAAAGCTGTTCTTTTCGATATGGATGGGGTAATTGTAGACACGGAACCCTTGCATAGAAAAGCTTATTTCAAAACGTTCGATGAATTGGAAATTGCAGTTTCCGAAGATCTGTATACCTCTTTTACAGGAGCTTCTACCAAAAGGGTTTGTGAAACGCTGATCAGTCAGTTTGGTCTGAATCATACCCATGAGGCCATCGCCGGCATCAAAAGATCTCATTTCAAAGATTATTTTTATAATGATGATGAATTTGATCTGATTCCCGGAGTAAGAAAGCTGATTGAGCATTATCATGAAAACGGCATCAAGCTTATACTGGCTTCTTCAGCTACGATGACCACAATCAATATGGTTTTTGAGAAATTCGGGCTTGAGAAATATTTCAGCGGCAAGATCAGCGGAGCAGATTTAAAGGAATCCAAACCTCATCCTGAAGTGTTCTTACTGGCAGCTGAAATGGCGGGTGAACCCGGAGAAAACTGTATGGTGATTGAAGATTCCACCAATGGAATTCTCGCAGCTCACAGGGCAAAAATCTTTTGTGCCGCTTACCGGAGCCCACATTCGAAAAATCAGGATTACACTTTGGCGGATACTGTGATTTCCGATTATGAAGATCTCGAACTGGATAAGATTTCAAAATATTTTTAA
- a CDS encoding tyrosine-protein phosphatase: MNKTVKILSVTLSLFCIFSCRTQHFETPEYGRGETEKVTGIRKVANFRTVGNIKNTEGRTLKEGKLYRSAHLHQLKKKSFNDFEKLGIKEIIDLRNSKEIAEKPDQLPDGVIYKKYSAFEDEGDQLAQAKKLVLKGKVNASDADKRMVDFYREYVTENPEVIRKIITGILESDQPVLYHCTAGKDRTGITTALILTILKFDRETIYNEYLLSNNYRKELVQKRLRLANNLHFLYPKMDLQVLEKLSWVEKRYLDAAFEEIRKKYGSTDAYIQQALGISDAKRSEYIQKFTY; the protein is encoded by the coding sequence TTGAATAAGACAGTAAAAATATTATCGGTCACCCTTTCACTGTTCTGTATTTTTTCATGCAGGACTCAGCATTTTGAAACCCCGGAATATGGCAGAGGTGAAACTGAAAAAGTAACCGGTATCAGAAAAGTAGCCAATTTCCGGACAGTAGGAAATATCAAAAATACAGAAGGAAGAACTTTAAAAGAAGGCAAGTTGTACAGAAGTGCTCATCTTCATCAGCTGAAAAAGAAATCCTTTAATGATTTTGAGAAGCTGGGAATAAAGGAAATCATCGATCTCAGAAACTCAAAAGAAATAGCCGAGAAACCGGATCAGCTTCCGGATGGAGTCATCTATAAAAAATATTCAGCTTTTGAAGATGAAGGAGATCAGCTGGCCCAGGCAAAAAAACTGGTTCTCAAGGGAAAAGTAAATGCTTCGGATGCAGACAAAAGAATGGTGGACTTCTACCGTGAATATGTTACCGAAAATCCTGAAGTGATCAGGAAAATTATCACAGGAATTCTGGAGTCTGATCAGCCCGTGCTTTATCACTGCACAGCAGGTAAGGACCGGACAGGAATTACTACCGCTCTGATTCTGACCATCCTGAAATTTGACCGGGAAACCATCTACAACGAATATCTTCTATCCAATAATTATAGAAAAGAACTTGTTCAGAAAAGGCTGAGGCTGGCGAACAATCTGCATTTCCTGTATCCGAAAATGGATTTACAGGTGCTGGAAAAGCTGAGCTGGGTAGAAAAAAGATACCTTGATGCCGCTTTTGAGGAGATCCGTAAAAAGTATGGTTCCACAGATGCTTATATTCAGCAGGCATTGGGAATTTCAGACGCAAAAAGAAGCGAGTACATTCAGAAGTTTACCTATTGA
- a CDS encoding thiamine diphosphokinase, translated as MKDKVLLFINGDAPKSFPDLEKYGLIACTDGAFHYVKRMNFPLEKLDFISGDFDSHSGADENIYHEKFIHTPDQDQTDFYKALDIIAGKGYKEVDVFGGSGGEQDHFLGNLTVAYAFKDRMDLKFYDEFSEYYFVPKNFKLKEVRDKMVSLYPFPSVENITTKGLNWPLTNGSLSITSRIGTRNFAVEDEVSIDYEKGDLLIFIGKNYL; from the coding sequence ATGAAAGATAAAGTATTACTTTTCATCAACGGAGACGCTCCAAAATCATTTCCGGATCTGGAAAAATACGGATTAATTGCCTGTACCGATGGTGCTTTTCATTATGTAAAAAGAATGAATTTCCCATTAGAGAAGCTGGATTTTATTTCCGGTGATTTTGATTCACATTCCGGTGCTGATGAAAATATTTATCATGAGAAATTTATCCATACACCGGATCAGGATCAGACAGATTTTTACAAAGCGTTAGATATTATTGCCGGAAAAGGATATAAGGAAGTAGATGTTTTTGGCGGAAGTGGGGGAGAACAGGATCATTTTTTAGGAAATCTTACGGTAGCTTATGCTTTTAAAGATAGAATGGATCTGAAATTTTATGATGAATTTTCTGAATATTATTTTGTTCCGAAAAATTTTAAACTCAAAGAAGTGAGGGATAAGATGGTGTCACTGTATCCGTTTCCTTCCGTAGAAAATATTACGACAAAAGGATTGAACTGGCCTTTAACGAATGGAAGTTTAAGCATTACCTCAAGAATCGGAACCCGGAACTTTGCCGTTGAAGATGAAGTTTCCATAGACTATGAAAAGGGAGATCTGCTGATTTTTATCGGGAAAAATTATTTGTAA
- a CDS encoding bifunctional helix-turn-helix domain-containing protein/methylated-DNA--[protein]-cysteine S-methyltransferase, whose translation MSTQNQIDYNRIAKAIEYIQSNFRLQPSLEEVAENIHLSPAHFQKIFTDWAGTSPKKFLQFISLEHAKNLLKEEKASLFDTAYETGLSSTSRLHDLFVKIEGMSPAEYKNGGKSLAINYSFSESPFGNILVASTEKGICYMAFENDKNTALGDLKHKFPNASFFEKQDALQKNALSIFDKDWTKLNTIKLHLKGTDFQLKVWESLLTIPMGKLSTYGSLAEKIGNPKASRAVGTAIGSNPVAFLIPCHRVIQSTGHLGGYRWGSDRKQMIVGWEGSQIYS comes from the coding sequence ATGTCCACACAAAATCAAATAGATTATAACAGAATTGCCAAAGCGATAGAATATATCCAGAGCAATTTCAGGCTTCAGCCAAGTTTGGAGGAAGTGGCGGAAAATATTCACCTAAGTCCGGCTCATTTTCAGAAGATCTTTACGGATTGGGCAGGAACAAGTCCGAAGAAATTTTTACAGTTCATCAGTCTTGAACATGCTAAGAATTTATTGAAGGAAGAAAAAGCAAGTTTATTCGATACCGCATATGAGACGGGACTTTCCAGTACAAGCAGACTTCATGATCTGTTTGTAAAAATAGAAGGAATGTCTCCGGCCGAATATAAAAACGGTGGAAAAAGCCTTGCCATTAATTATAGTTTTTCAGAAAGTCCGTTTGGAAATATCCTGGTAGCTTCTACAGAAAAAGGAATCTGCTATATGGCTTTTGAAAACGATAAAAATACAGCATTAGGGGATCTTAAGCATAAGTTCCCTAATGCTTCTTTTTTTGAAAAACAGGATGCTCTTCAAAAGAATGCACTGTCCATATTCGATAAAGACTGGACAAAGCTCAATACCATCAAACTTCATTTAAAAGGAACTGATTTCCAGTTAAAGGTTTGGGAAAGCCTATTAACGATTCCCATGGGGAAATTATCTACTTATGGCAGCCTTGCAGAAAAAATCGGAAATCCGAAAGCATCCAGAGCAGTTGGTACAGCCATAGGAAGTAATCCGGTTGCATTTCTCATTCCCTGTCACCGTGTGATTCAGTCTACGGGACACCTTGGCGGCTATCGCTGGGGAAGTGACAGAAAACAGATGATTGTAGGCTGGGAAGGTTCACAGATCTATTCATAA
- a CDS encoding cob(I)yrinic acid a,c-diamide adenosyltransferase — protein sequence MKIYTKTGDKGQTALYGGTRVSKASARVESYGNIDELNSFIGIAKSHIEDEEVLKQLKKIQFDLFTVGSEAATPVDKLMLANGKSRLPIIISETEIEELEQWMDAFDEKLEPLQYFILPGGGKSATFLHAARTICRRAERSLVFLNESEEVRPELIKYLNRLSDYLFVLARYVSKLNNEQEDYWNPNER from the coding sequence ATGAAAATTTACACGAAAACAGGAGATAAAGGCCAGACGGCACTTTATGGCGGAACAAGAGTTTCCAAAGCCAGTGCCAGAGTAGAGAGCTATGGAAATATAGACGAACTGAATTCCTTCATAGGAATTGCAAAAAGCCATATTGAAGATGAAGAGGTGCTGAAGCAACTGAAAAAAATACAGTTCGATCTATTCACCGTAGGTTCAGAAGCTGCAACGCCGGTAGATAAACTGATGCTGGCCAACGGAAAATCACGTTTGCCCATCATTATTTCAGAAACAGAAATTGAAGAACTGGAGCAGTGGATGGATGCTTTTGATGAAAAACTGGAACCCCTTCAGTATTTTATTCTTCCCGGCGGTGGAAAATCTGCTACATTTTTGCACGCTGCCAGAACCATCTGCAGAAGAGCCGAGCGTTCGCTGGTGTTTTTGAATGAATCTGAAGAAGTACGTCCTGAGCTGATCAAATATCTGAACAGATTGTCAGATTATCTTTTCGTGCTGGCAAGATATGTTTCAAAACTAAATAACGAACAGGAAGATTACTGGAACCCGAATGAAAGATAA
- a CDS encoding type III PLP-dependent enzyme domain-containing protein: MKIKYSELIDQTLYFPTEEFNVSENNLLFHDVPLMDVVEQFGTPLKISYLPRISQNIQKAKSWFKEAFEKTEYKKNYTYCYCTKSSHFNFVLEEALKNDISIETSSAYDMDIVKSLYEKEKVDKNIEVICNGFKTDDYLAKISDMINSGFENITPILDNYRELDKLTESIDSTFNIGIRIASEEEPKFEFYTSRLGIGYKDIIPYYSQKIAEHPNARLKMLHFFINTGIKDTSYYWNELYKCLRVYARLKKIAPEVDSLNIGGGFPIKTSLNFDYDYQYMVEEIVSQIKKFCEEEGVEEPNIYTEFGSFTVGESGANLYKIISQKRQNDREKWNMIDSSFMTTLPDTWAISRHFIMLPLNRWEDTYERVFLGGLTCDSDDYYNSEQHTNAIYLPVFSDTKPLYIGFFHTGAYQETIGGYGGVHHCLMPQPRHVLIQKDENGELKYEIFREKQEPEDILKLLGYK, encoded by the coding sequence ATGAAAATAAAGTACTCGGAACTTATTGATCAGACATTATATTTTCCTACAGAGGAGTTTAATGTTTCTGAGAACAATTTGTTGTTTCACGATGTTCCTTTAATGGATGTTGTTGAACAATTTGGCACCCCGCTAAAGATTAGCTACCTGCCGAGAATTTCTCAAAATATTCAGAAAGCGAAAAGCTGGTTTAAAGAAGCTTTTGAGAAAACCGAATATAAAAAGAATTATACCTACTGCTACTGCACAAAATCCAGTCATTTCAATTTCGTGTTGGAAGAAGCTTTGAAGAATGATATTTCAATAGAAACGTCTTCGGCTTATGATATGGATATTGTGAAATCTCTTTATGAAAAAGAGAAAGTAGATAAAAACATTGAAGTGATCTGTAACGGATTCAAAACGGATGATTATCTGGCAAAGATTTCAGACATGATCAACAGTGGTTTTGAAAATATTACGCCGATTCTGGATAACTACCGCGAGTTGGATAAACTTACAGAAAGTATTGATTCTACATTCAATATCGGAATCAGAATCGCTTCAGAGGAAGAACCGAAGTTCGAATTCTATACCTCAAGACTGGGAATCGGATATAAAGATATTATCCCTTATTACAGCCAGAAAATTGCTGAACACCCGAATGCAAGACTGAAAATGCTTCACTTCTTCATCAATACGGGAATCAAGGATACTTCTTACTACTGGAACGAACTGTATAAATGTCTTCGTGTATACGCCCGTCTGAAGAAAATTGCTCCGGAAGTGGATTCACTGAACATTGGTGGCGGTTTCCCGATCAAAACTTCTCTGAACTTTGATTATGACTATCAGTATATGGTGGAAGAAATCGTTTCCCAGATCAAGAAGTTCTGTGAGGAAGAAGGAGTAGAAGAGCCTAACATCTATACTGAATTCGGAAGCTTTACCGTTGGAGAAAGTGGGGCCAATCTTTACAAAATCATTTCCCAGAAACGTCAGAATGACAGAGAAAAATGGAATATGATCGACTCTTCTTTCATGACAACTCTTCCTGATACATGGGCCATTTCAAGACACTTCATCATGCTTCCGCTTAACCGTTGGGAAGATACTTACGAAAGAGTATTCCTGGGTGGGTTGACTTGTGATTCGGATGATTATTATAATTCTGAGCAGCATACCAACGCCATCTATTTACCGGTTTTCAGTGATACGAAACCTTTGTATATCGGATTCTTCCATACAGGAGCCTATCAGGAAACCATCGGAGGTTACGGCGGAGTTCATCACTGTCTGATGCCTCAGCCAAGACACGTCCTTATTCAGAAGGATGAAAATGGAGAGCTGAAGTATGAGATTTTCCGTGAGAAACAGGAACCGGAAGATATATTGAAACTTCTTGGTTATAAATAA